CAGGATAGATGTTATACCCGGTTGTCTTGAGCGCATCCGCGGGAATACCGTCAGCGGCAAGAGCATCAATCACCTGTTTCATGCGGGCAGCGTTCTCCGCTTGTGCAATTTTCACATCGGGGTTCTCTGTCTCGACTGCAAGGGAGACCTGCGCACGGTCGGGTGTCCCGATGACGTTGCCGTTTCCGCTGGCATGAATAACGCGGTCACTTGCCAAATCAAAGGGTGAGGCAGTCGCACTGCCGATCAGGGCTATCGCAACAAGGATGATGGCTATAGAGAGGATAGTAATCCTTCGTATCATAATTATCGGAAATAATTTGTGATGCAATCTGGTTAAAGATTGCTTTAAGCGCGAAAATTTTTGCATCATGCGCATCCCGCTTATGTTTCCGGAGATGCTTTGTTGTTTATAGTTTGCTGGCTGTAACAGGCTGGCTCATGCACGCAAAACATGGGAAAACAAGCTGCACCGGAACTCATGTTCGCATAAAATTACAATATCTAATAGCGCCTATATTTCAGCGATTGAGCATGGGAGCAACGATCACAGAGAAAATTTTTTCCGGCAAATGCACGCGGGATATCAGGGCCGGTAGTGTCGTGATGGTGCCGGTTGATTCAGCGATGATCCACGATATCACAGGACCGCTTGCCATCCAGAAGTTCTACGAGATGGGCGGGAAGCAGGTCTTTGACAAAGAACGGATCGTCATGCTCTTTGACCACCAGATCCCTGCAGACTCGATCGAAGCAGCAAAGAACCATGTATATATGCGGAAATTCGCACACGAACAGGGGATCCATAACTACGATATCAACGAGGGAGTCTGCCACCAGGTTGTTGTCGAGAAAGGGCATGCGGCGCCCGGTGAGATTGTGGTAGGTGCCGACTCCCATACCTGCATGTACGGGGCAACAGGGGCATTTGCCACCGGCATCGGCTCGACGGACATGGGATTTGTGCTCAAGTTCGGGGCACTCTATTTCAAGGTACCTGACACCATCAGGGCCGAAGTCCGGGGTTCTTTCCAGAACAGGGTGGGGGCAAAGGACCTTATCCTTTCGATAGCCGCAGATATCGGGGCGGATGGTGCAACCTACAAGGCGATCGAGTTCTGCGGGGAGACGATGCAGCACATGGACATGGCTGGGAGGATGACCTGCTGCAATATGGCAATCGAGATGGGAGCAAAAGCAGGTATCGTCCCACCCGATGCCACGACATGGGACTATATCCGCAAGCGCAGGGCTGGTATCAGGCAGTTTGACCTCGCAAGTGATCCCGATGCGACATTTTCAGACCGAAAGATGTATGACGTGGCACGCCTCGAACCTCAGGTCGCCGTACCCCACAACGTAGACCTTGGAGTGCCTGTTTCAAAAGTTGCGGGCACGCATGTTGACCAGATCTTCATCGGGTCGTGCACGAACGGCAGGTTTGAAGACTTTGCACAGGCAGCCGAAGTGCTGGGCACCCAATCATTCTCCCCGTCAGTGAGGGTGATCATCATCCCTGCATCAAAAGAAGAGTATCTCAAAACCCTGCG
Above is a genomic segment from Methanoregula sp. containing:
- a CDS encoding 3-isopropylmalate dehydratase large subunit, with the translated sequence MGATITEKIFSGKCTRDIRAGSVVMVPVDSAMIHDITGPLAIQKFYEMGGKQVFDKERIVMLFDHQIPADSIEAAKNHVYMRKFAHEQGIHNYDINEGVCHQVVVEKGHAAPGEIVVGADSHTCMYGATGAFATGIGSTDMGFVLKFGALYFKVPDTIRAEVRGSFQNRVGAKDLILSIAADIGADGATYKAIEFCGETMQHMDMAGRMTCCNMAIEMGAKAGIVPPDATTWDYIRKRRAGIRQFDLASDPDATFSDRKMYDVARLEPQVAVPHNVDLGVPVSKVAGTHVDQIFIGSCTNGRFEDFAQAAEVLGTQSFSPSVRVIIIPASKEEYLKTLRAGLIEKFVTAGALVEAPCCGPCMGGAFGLLAPGEVSLSTSNRNFRGRQGSTEGKVYLCSPATAAASAITGEITDPREV